In Flammeovirgaceae bacterium, the sequence TAAAGCTGATTTGGAAAGTTTGGGCAAGTATGGAGCAAAAAAAGTGCTTCATGCTGCTGACGAAAAATTGAATAAGGGCATCATCCAGGCGTATGCCACGGTTATTGCCAGAGCCTTTCAGGATGAGAATGCCGATGTACTTGTGTTAGCCGACTCCTCATTAGGTACACCGGTTGCAGCACGCGTAGCCACTAAACTGGATGCCAGTCTTGCATCGAATGTGGTTGCATTGCCCGATACATCGGGCGGCTTTGTTGTTAAACGCAGCATCTTTACCGGTAAGGCCTTTGCCCGCGTTGAATTAACAAAACCCAAAAAAGTAATTGGCATTAAAAAGAATGCGGCCGTTGTGACGCAGGTAGCAAGCCCCTGTTCGGTAACTCCGTATGCTGTGCCCCTTGCTGAAACTGACTTTGCAACAACTATTACCTCATCGGAAAAAGCAACGGGCGAAGTACTTCTTCCTGAAGCGAACATTGTGGTATCGGGTGGCCGGGGTATGAAGGGCCCCGAACACTGGGGTATGCTTGAAGACCTTGCCAAAACCCTTCATGCCGCCACCGGGTGCAGCAAACCGGTTTCTGATATGGGCTGGCGGCCGCACCATGAACATGTTGGCCAAACAGGCGTAAAAGTTGCGCCTCAATTGTATATAGCCGTAGGAATTTCCGGGGCTATCCAGCACCTGGCAGGGGTAAACTCATCAAAATGCATTGTGGTTATCAACAAAGATCCGGAAGCACCATTTTTCAAGGCTGCCGACTATGGAATTGTGGGCGATGCTTTCGATATTTTGCCTAAATTGAATGAAGCTATTAAAGCGGCCAGGTAATCGTGAAGAAGATAAAATTAGAAATACTCGGACTATCCTCCAGCCAGTCACAAACCGGTTCGTTTGCCCTTGTACTTGGTGAGGCCGATGGCAACCGCAGGCTGCCGATAATTATTGGAATGTTTGAGGCGCAGGCCATCGCCATTGAAATTGAAAAGATAATTCCCAACCGGCCCATGACACACGACTTGTTCAAGTCGTTTGCCAATAATTTTCATTTTACGGTTGAGGAAATTGTTATATCTGATCTGAAAGAAGGAGTTTTCTTTGCCAAAATTATTTGTTCTGACGGCCTTAAGCGTACTGAAATTGATGCGCGACCCTCGGATGCTATTGCTATCGGTTTGCGGTTTGATTCACCCATTTTTACGTACGAAAATATTCTGGCCGAAGCCGGCATTGTATTAACTGACGAACCGGAAGAAGAAGCGGCCGAGCCAAAACCCCGTGCGCGTGTACGAAAGGATGCTCCAAAAAAAGGCGAGGATATGAAGAACATGCCCGTTGAGAAACTGAATGAATTGCTGAAAGAAGCCATTGAGCGGGAAGATTATGAGCGGGCGGCCAAAATCCGTGACGAACTGAGCAAACGCAATTAACCGGCAAAACCAGTTGAATAGCCTTACACCTTTGTTTTATTATACAAATCCCCTTTGTTAATGGATTATGTTCGGGGAATTATCGGTTTAATCATCATCATTAGCCTGGCCTTCCTCTTTTCTTCGCAGCGCAGGCGTATTGATTGGAAACTGGTGGGCGTAGGCATCATTCTGCAGCTTGTAATTGCGCTATTAATTTTTAAGGTACCGTTTGTACGTTCGGGCTTTGAAAAGGTAGGCAGTGCCTTTGTTAAATTTCTGAGCTTTGCACTAAATGGCGCGCAGTTTCTGTTTGGCGATCTGGCCAAAAACAGCGATGCGGTTGAGGGCGCCCGTCACGGCCTGGGGTTTTTGTTTGCATTCCAGGCATTACCGACCGTCATCTTCTTTTCGGCTGTTACGGCCGGTTTGTATTACCTGGGCGTTTTGCAAAAAATTGTGTTTGGCTTTGCCTGGATAATGACTAAAACCATGCGCTTATCGGGCGCTGAAAGTCTTTCAGCAGCGGGCAATATTTTTCTTGGACAAACCGAGGCGCCCCTGTTGGTACGCCCCTTTATCAGCCGGATGACGCAATCAGAACTGCACTGCCTGATGACGGGCGGCATGGCCACCATTGCCGGCAGCGTAATGGGCGCTTACATTACTTTTTTGGGAGGAACTGACCCTGACCAGTTGGTAAAATTTGCAACCTACTTGCTTTGTGCATCCATTATGAATGCACCGGCTGCTATTGTCATGTCGAAGATTTTTTTGCCCGAAACGGAACCTGAAAAGATTGACAGAACTCTTCAGGTGAATAAAGAATCCATCGGTGTAAATGTGGTTGATGCCCTGGCAACCGGGGCAGCCGATGGCCTTAAACTCGCCTTAAATATTGGCGCCATGTTGCTGGCCTTTATTGCGGTAATCTATGCACTAAACTGGATACTGGTTGACGGCATCGGCTCGTGGACAGGTTTGAATGAATGGGTGGCGGCATCCACTAACGGGGCGTTTACCGGCTTTTCATTGCAGTATATTTTTGGTCAGCTGTTTCGCCTCTTTGCTTTTGCCATGGGAGTTGACTGGAGCGAAACGTTGTACGTAGGAAGTTTCCTCGGCCAGAAACTGGTTATTAATGAATTCGTTGCTTACCTGAGCCTCGCTGAAGTGAAAGCAACGGGCGTACTCAGTGAAAAATCATTACTGATTTCTACATACGCTTTGTGCGGATTTGCCAATTTCAGTTCCATTGCTATTCAGATAGGGGGCATAGGCGGCATGGCTCCGGGCCGGCAAGCCGATTTGTCACGCCTCGGTTTTCGTGCACTCATGGCGGCATCGTTGGCTACTATGATGACGGCCACCATCGCGGGTGCCTTATTCAGTTAACAATATATGCCGCTATCGGCTAATGACTATAAATTAATAGAACACCTCGGTGAGTATATCACTAAGCACCGAAAACAACTCATTGATCAGGTGCTGGATTCACGTACCCGCCACCTGACCGTGGTGCTCGAGAACATTTATCAATCGCACAATGCCAGTGCGGTGGTGCGCTCGTGCGAGTGCATGGGCCTGCAGGACATCCACATTATTGAAGGAGAAACACCTTATCAGGTGAATAAAAAAGTACTCAAGGGTTCGTACAAGTGGGTAAATGTGATGCGCTATAAATCAAAGGATGTTCAAGCCGCGAAATCCTGCTTCGGTTTATTGAAAGCAAAAGGATACTCAATAGTCATTACCGATCCGGCCGGTGAGGTGTCAATTCATGAACTTGATCCCACACTAACTAAAACAGCCCTGGTTTTCGGCAACGAAGATACCGGGGTTTCGGATTATGCGCGCAGCCATGCTATTGGATCAGTGCGCATACCCATGTATGGCTTTACCGAAAGCATGAATATTTCGGTGAGTGTAGCTATTTGCCTGAATGTATTAATGACCAAATTAAGGACTACAGACTGGAAGTATGGATTAACACCCGATGAACGCGATGAGTTAAAACTGGCCTGGTACCGGAAAATTGTAAAGCGGTCTGATCTGATTGAAAAACGCTTTATGCAGTCAATTGCGTAACTTTGCAGCTGTTGGGTTTAATCAAAGAGTATGAAGTGGGCCAGGCGCACGCTTATTTTCTTGACGCTGTCGGTTGTTTTGTTTTTCATCGGATCCAATATCTGGATTGTTAAAAGTACCGAAGACAGGGTCTTTTCCGATTCTTCAAAATTACCCGATCACCGGGTGGCCCTGGTCTTGGGGACCAGCCATAAATTGGTGGGTGGAAAGCCAAACCCTTTTTTTGAAAAGCGCATGGATACGGCAGCCGGATTATTCAAAGAAGGAAAAATTGACCAGTTT encodes:
- a CDS encoding electron transfer flavoprotein subunit alpha/FixB family protein; translated protein: MNILVFVESADGKVKKNSLEAVAYAHAMGGQVTAIALGNVDKADLESLGKYGAKKVLHAADEKLNKGIIQAYATVIARAFQDENADVLVLADSSLGTPVAARVATKLDASLASNVVALPDTSGGFVVKRSIFTGKAFARVELTKPKKVIGIKKNAAVVTQVASPCSVTPYAVPLAETDFATTITSSEKATGEVLLPEANIVVSGGRGMKGPEHWGMLEDLAKTLHAATGCSKPVSDMGWRPHHEHVGQTGVKVAPQLYIAVGISGAIQHLAGVNSSKCIVVINKDPEAPFFKAADYGIVGDAFDILPKLNEAIKAAR
- a CDS encoding bifunctional nuclease family protein; this translates as MKKIKLEILGLSSSQSQTGSFALVLGEADGNRRLPIIIGMFEAQAIAIEIEKIIPNRPMTHDLFKSFANNFHFTVEEIVISDLKEGVFFAKIICSDGLKRTEIDARPSDAIAIGLRFDSPIFTYENILAEAGIVLTDEPEEEAAEPKPRARVRKDAPKKGEDMKNMPVEKLNELLKEAIEREDYERAAKIRDELSKRN
- a CDS encoding NupC/NupG family nucleoside CNT transporter, with translation MDYVRGIIGLIIIISLAFLFSSQRRRIDWKLVGVGIILQLVIALLIFKVPFVRSGFEKVGSAFVKFLSFALNGAQFLFGDLAKNSDAVEGARHGLGFLFAFQALPTVIFFSAVTAGLYYLGVLQKIVFGFAWIMTKTMRLSGAESLSAAGNIFLGQTEAPLLVRPFISRMTQSELHCLMTGGMATIAGSVMGAYITFLGGTDPDQLVKFATYLLCASIMNAPAAIVMSKIFLPETEPEKIDRTLQVNKESIGVNVVDALATGAADGLKLALNIGAMLLAFIAVIYALNWILVDGIGSWTGLNEWVAASTNGAFTGFSLQYIFGQLFRLFAFAMGVDWSETLYVGSFLGQKLVINEFVAYLSLAEVKATGVLSEKSLLISTYALCGFANFSSIAIQIGGIGGMAPGRQADLSRLGFRALMAASLATMMTATIAGALFS
- a CDS encoding RNA methyltransferase — encoded protein: MPLSANDYKLIEHLGEYITKHRKQLIDQVLDSRTRHLTVVLENIYQSHNASAVVRSCECMGLQDIHIIEGETPYQVNKKVLKGSYKWVNVMRYKSKDVQAAKSCFGLLKAKGYSIVITDPAGEVSIHELDPTLTKTALVFGNEDTGVSDYARSHAIGSVRIPMYGFTESMNISVSVAICLNVLMTKLRTTDWKYGLTPDERDELKLAWYRKIVKRSDLIEKRFMQSIA